From Thalassotalea psychrophila:
AATGGGGCTCAGTGTCTTTAGGTAAGCAATGGGGTTCTATTTATAACGTTACTGCGCCTACTGATATGTTAAATGCATTTGGTGCTGAAGCTGCGGGTAGCTTTAATATGGGTACTGACGGTGGTTACACCGGTGCGGGCCGTGCTGAACAAGCAATTCAATACAACAACACGTTTGGTAACTTATTTGTGAGCGTTCAAATGCAAGCAACTGAAGAAAACGTTGAAATTGATGAAGAATTTTTAGCTAATCACCTTCCTGAAGCTGGTATTCCAGGAACTATTCCAGCAACTGATTTAGAAATAACGTATGACAACAGCTACGGTATTGCAGCAATTTATGCATTACCATTTAACCTCACAGCTGGTTTAGGCTACAACATTGCTGAGCTGGAAGTTACGTCTGAATCTGTTGGTATGAACGAAACATTAGACGATACTATGACTGCTGCCAGCTTAACTTACGGTTCTATCGGTAACTATGGTTTCTATGCGGCAATTGTTGGCTCTGTAACAGAGAATCATGAGTTAGACAGTGAAGGTAGATTAATTGATGCTACTGGTTTAGAAGCAGTAGTTACTTACCGCTTCAATAATGATATTGAATTATTAGCCGCGGTTAACACGTTAACTGCTGATGAAAGTGATAACGACTATGAAATGAGCTATTACGTAGCTGGTATTGGTTACTACTGGGCAGATGATTTTAAAGTTTACGCTGAATACAAAATGGATGATTCAACAAACGTCGATGGTTCAGAGTCTTCTAACGGTGATATGTTAGCAATAGGTGCTAGATACTCGTTCTAATTTTTAATTCATGAACGAATTAACTTAGAATGCCAAGGATGGAGTTAAATTCTGTTACATCAGGGATGATGGAATGCAAATTGTCATATGTGGCATTAAATCGATAACGTCCGAATGAATTCAGACCAACCATAGTATAGACAGTGGTTGGCGTGAATTTATTCGCGCGTTATAGCAAATAAGCTTAAGCCCTTAAATGCGTTAATGGCAAATCAGTTTTATAACATACCTGCTTTAATGAAAAGCTACTTTTAATATGATTTATACCTTCCATTTCGGTCACTTTGTTCAAAAAGACTTGGTAATTGCTTAAGTCTGGTACCGCGACTCGAATCAGGTAGTCAAAATCACCGGTCATTAAATAACACTCCATCACCTCTGGCCAGATACTGATATGTTTTTCAAAAACTTCTAAATATTCTTTTTTCTGCCTACTCAAAGTAATTTGTACAAAAACATTAACCGGTAGGCCAACCGTTTTAGGATCTAATAGGGTTACTTTTCCGCGAAAGAACCCAGCTTCTTCTAGTAGTTTTACTCGTCGAGAGCAGGGGGAAGGTGACAAGTTAACTTTATCGGCTAATTCTAGATTTGAAATACCGGCATCATGTTGCAGGGTTCTAAGTATTTCAATATCGGTTTTATCTAAGGTAAAGGTGTCCATAGCTGATTTGTCAATGTTATTAAATTAGTTGTCAATATACATTTTAGTGGTGAATAAAGCCAATAAAGATAAGAAATTTAATTAGTTATTCTAATTGAGTGTGTTAATGGTGGTGTTTTTGGTATGAAAGCCTAATTGTACTCATGATATATTTTTCATTATGCATTGTTTGCTGTGTTTGACAGCAAAACAAAACCATAGGAAATAATAATGAGTGATAAAAATCCACTTTCCACCCCATTGAGTTTACATGTTCCGGAGCCTTCTTCTCGTCCGGGCGATAAGCCAAACTTTAGTCATATTACCGTACCAGATGCTGGTAATGTGCGTAGACCTGCTGTTGACAGTAACCCTGCTGATATGCGTGATCTTGCTTTTGATATGGTTCGTGTTTTAGATGACAACGGCCAAGCTGTTGGTGACTGGGATCCCAAGTTAGCTGATGATGTGTTAATCAAAGGTTTAACGGTGATGTTAAAAACGCGCATATTTGATGAGCGTTTATTTATGTCGCAGCGCCAAGGTAAAACCTCTATTTATGTGCAGTGTCGCGGTGAGGAAGCGATAGCCTGTGCACAGCGCATGGCCTTATCAAAAGGAGACATGTGTTTCCCTACGTATCGTCAACAAGGGTTATTGATTGCGCAAGACTTCCCTATGGTCGATATGATTAATCAAATTTATTCAAACTCGAAAGATAAATTAGGAGGTCGTTCATTGCCATTTTTCTATTCTGAGCGTGATTACGGGTTCTTCTCTATTTCTGGCAACTTAGGCACGCAATTTATGCAGGCCGTAGGTTGGGCTATGGCTTCAGCCATTAAAGGTGACAATAAAGTTGCTTCCGCTTGGATTGGAGATGGTTCAACGGCGGAAAGCGATTTTCACTCTGGTCTTGTGTTTGCCTCAACGTATAAACCGCCAGCGGTATTAAACGTTGTAAACAACCAATGGGCAATTTCAACGTTCCAAGGCATTGCTAGTGGTGAAGCTGCAAACTTCGCCTGTCGTGGTCATGGCTTTAATATTCCATCTTTACGTGTTGATGGTAATGATTTCTTAGCAGTTTATGCCGCAAGCCAGTGGGCAATAGAACGTGCTCGCAAGAATCTAGGTGCAACGTTAATTGAGTGGGTAACCTATCGAGCTGCAGCGCACACTACCAGTGACGATCCAACAAAATATCGTCCTGCTGATGAAGCCGAGCACTGGCCGTTAGGCGATCCTATCGAACGACTAAAGCAGCATCTTATAGTTAAAGGTGTTTGGGACGAAGATAAACATCAAGCATTAACAAAGCAGCTAAAAGCAGAAGTGAAAGCTGCAGCAAAAGAAGCGGAAAGCTACGGTACTTTGGGTAAAGGTGACTTACCGGCGGTTAGTGAAATGTTTAATCATGTTTATAAAGAAATGCCTGCGCATCTTCGTAAACAACGTCAAGAAGCTGGAGTATAAACGAATGCCTAGTAAAAATATGATCGAAGCCATTCGTGATGCACTTGATGTGAAAATGGCCCAAGATGAAAACGTAGTCGTTTTCGGTGAAGATGTTGGTTATTTCGGCGGCGTATTTCGCGCAACTGAAGGCCTGCAAGAAAAATATGGTAAGCAGCGTTGTTTTGATGCACCTATTTCAGAATTAGGCATAATTGGCGCCGCTGTTGGTATGGGCGCTTATGGCCTGCGTCCAGTACCAGAAATTCAGTTTGCCGATTACATTTTACCTGCATACGACCAAATTGCTTCAGAAGCGGCGCGTTTGCGTTACCGCTCAGGAGGTGAATTTTTCGCACCTATTACCATTCGTACCCCTACAGGTGGCGGTATTTATGGGGGGCAAACCCATTCGCAATCACCAGAGGCTTTGTTTACTCATGTTGCTGGGTTGAAAGTGGTTATTCCTTCAAACCCATATGATGCTAAAGGCTTATTAATTGCCTCTATTGAAGATGATGATCCTGTAGTGTTCTTTGAACCTAAGCGTTTATACAACGGCCCATTCGATGGGCATCATGACCGCCCAGTAACGCCTTGGGGTGAACAGCCATTAGCTGAAGTACCAGAAGGGCACTACACCGTTGAATTAGGAAAAGCAGCAGTAGCAAGAGCAGGAAACGACGTAACCATTTTAACGTATGGCACTATGGTGCATGTTGCAATTTGCGCCGCACAAGAAACTGGTATCGACGCTGAAGTTATCGACTTACGTACGCTATTACCTCTTGATGAAGAAACTATTATTGCCTCGGTTAAGAAAACCGGTCGCTGTGTCGTGGTTAATGAAGCAACAAAAACCAGCGGTTTTACCTCAGAGTTAACTACCGTCGTACAAGAAAACTGTTTTTATAATTTAGAAGCGCCGATTATTCGTGTAACCGGTTGGGATACGCCTTATCCGCATGCACAAGAATGGGATTATTTCCCTGGCCCAGGTCGTGTTGGTGAAGCATTAGTTAAAGTGATGGAAGGGTAAAAATATGAGTAATTATTTAATTGAAGTACCTGACATCGGTGAAGGTATTGCAGAAGTTGAAGTAGTTGAATGGAATGTTGCTATTGGTTCAACTGTTGAAGAAGATGACGTACTTTGTGTGGTTATGACCGACAAAGCAACGGTTGAAATACCGTCACCTGTTGGCGGAAAAATTGAATGGCGTGCTGTTGAAGCGGGCGATATGATCGCTGTAGGCGCTGACTTTGTGAAATTACAAGTTGCAGCTGATGAAAGTAATTTTGATGAAAGCGCAGAATCAGAACCAGTAGCTGAAGCCGAGCTTGTGGTAGAAGAAACGATTGAAGCTGTTACTACAGAAGTTGAAGCTGCAGCACCAACACATAACTTACCAGGTAACTACTATATTGATGTTCCTGATATTGGTGAAGGTATCGCTGAAGTCGAAATTGTTGAATGGAACCTTAATATAGGTGACAGCATTGAAGAAGATGATGTGCTTTGTGTTGTTATGACCGACAAAGCAACGGTTGAAATTCCAGCACCAATTGACGGAAAACTTTTATGGCGTGCCAGCGAAGCGGGCGAGATGATTGCCGTAGGTGCAATGTTTGTACGTTTAGATGTTGGAGGTGAAGGGAATTTATCTGAACTAAAAGAGCAGACAAGTGCAACTCCAGCAACAGTTCCTGCGCCTGTTAACACTGAAACACTTAAAGCAGCCGATCCAGTAAAAGAAACTATTGCTAAATCAGCGAAAGCAGCATTTGATAAACCAACGGTCAATGCTAAAAATACCTCAATATCTTCAGTGCCTGTAGCCGCGCAAAGTATAGGCGCACCACGTGCTGAAGGTGATAAGCCCATGGCATCACCAGCCGTTCGTCAACGAGCATTAAATGCCGGCATTAATTTAAACTTTGTTCGTGGCAGTGGCCCAGCAGAGCGTATAACGCATGATGATTTAGATGCGTTTATTGCGGGTCAATCAAATGCAATGGCGCCCATGGCTAATTTTAATGCCGGACCAACCGCTGATGAGTCTGTTGAAGAAGTTAAAGTCATTGGTTTACGTCGTAAAATTGCGGCAATCATGCAAGATACCATGCAGCGTATTCCACATTTCACTTACGTTGAAGAAATTGACGTTACCGAATTAGAAAAACTTCGCGCTAAGCTAAACAAAGAAAAAACCGCAGAGCAGCCTAAATTAACCATGTTACCTTTCTTTATGAAAGCTTTGGTTATCGCGATGAAAGAGTTCCCAGAAATGAGCGCTCGTTTTGATGATGATGACAACATTGTTTATCGTTATGGTGCAGCGCATGTTGGTATTGCCACCCAAACCGACAGTGGGTTAGTGGTACCAGTAGTACGTCATGCTGAAACGCTTGATTTATGGCAATCTGCTGATGAGGTTAAGCGTTTATCTACTGCCGCACGCAGCGGTAAAGCCAAACGTGAAGAGCTAAGCGGCTCAACCATTACCATTACCAGTTTAGGGCCAATGGGCGGTATTGTGACCACGCCGGTTATCAACTCTCCAGAAGTTGCCATTATTGGTATTAACAAAATGGCGAAACGTCCGGTATGGCAAGACGGTGGTTTTGTACCTCGCGACATTATGAATATTTCATCTTCATTTGATCATCGTGTAATCGATGGCTGGGAAGCGACGTTATTCGTGCAACGTATTAAGAGCTTATTAGAAAGCCCTGCAACCTTATTTATGAAGGGATAAAAATTATGAGTTCAATTTCATGTAAAGTATTAGTGGTAGGTGCTGGCCCAGGTGGCTACGTTGCGGCAATTCGTGCTGGTCAACTTGGTTTAGACACCGTTATCGTTGAAGGCGACAGAGCCGGCGGTACGTGTTTAATACGCGGTTGTATTCCGTCAAAAGCATTAATTCATGCGGCTACTCGTTTTGAAGAAATTAATGCTCATACCGGTGCTGGTAAGCTAGGAATAACCGTATCGCAACCTGCGCAGTTAGATATGCCCAAGCTGATTGATTGGAAAGAATCGATCGTGGCACGATTAAGCGGCGGCGTTGAAAGCTTACTTAAAAAGAACAAAGTAAACCATGTTAAAGGTTGGGCAACGTTTTCTGATGCGAAAAACTGCACCGTTGAAACTGCAGACGGTCCGGTAACCATAAAAGCTGAAAACGTTATTTTAGCGAATGGCTCAACAGCAACAGAATTGCCATTTTTACCGTACAGTGAAAATGTTATTTCGAGCACTGAAGCACTAGAACAGCAAGAATTGCCAAATCATTTAGTGGTGATTGGAGCCGGCTATATTGGTTTAGAAATGGGGATTGCTTATCGTAAGTTAGGTGCAAAAGTGACATTTATTGAAGGCATGGATCGCATTTTACCGCTATACGATAAAGAGTTAACCAAACCTGTTGCTGACTGGCTGAAAAAGCACGATGTCAAAATTGAATATAAAGCGCGAGCGCAAGGCGTTGTTGATCACGGTAGTGACGACGGGGCAACTTTAACCTATACCGATAAAAAGGGCATTGAACATGCTATCCACGGTGACAAAGTATTAGTCACTGTTGGTCGTCGCCCTAACACTAAAGGCTATGGCCTTGAAAACATGTGTATTGATATGGATGGTCCATTTGTAAAAGTAGATAACCAATGTCGCACAGCAATGAAAGGTGTATGGGCAATTGGTGACTTAGTTGGCGAGCCAATGCTTGCTCATAAAGCTTCGGCACAAGGTGAAATGGTTGCTGAAATTATCTCAGGTTTAAAACGCGAGTTTAACCCTACTGTTATTCCTGCGGTATGTTTTACTGAGCCAGAACTTGTTGGTGTAGGCTTAACGCCAGATGATGCAAGCGCACAAGGCATTAAAACCAAAGTTGGCAAATTCCCATTTGCCGCAATTGGCAAAGCACTTGCAATGGAAGCGGGCAGTGATGGCGGCTTTGTTCGTATTACCGCCCGTGAAGATAACCATGTGGTGATTGGTATTCATGCGGTTGGTGCACACGTTGCCGAGCTTTCAAATCAATTTGCTACGGCCATTGAAATGGGGGCCCGTTTGGAAGATTTAGCCAATACCATTCACGTTCACCCAACACTGGGTGAAGCCACGATGGAAGCGGCGATGGCGTCTTTAGGTCATGCGATTCATATTTAATCTTTGATTAAACAGTTAAAGGGGTCGTTAATATTTACTCTAACCGATAAATATTAACGACCCCTTTTAATACCTTTAAGAGGTTTGTCAGCCTACTTAACTGTTTTATCGCCAGAAACTAATTGTTTTGATTTTATTAATGCTTTGCTCATTTGCTCATTTGCTCACTAGGCATCAATTCAATCACTTTGTATGAAGTTAGCATGCCAGCGGGTAAACGCATTAAATAAATGGCTTGAATAAGTTCGTTGTCGTTTGGAATGGTTACCGTGATGTAGTTTTTACCATCACCTAAACCAAAGTAGTAGCTTAATACCTCACCACCAAGCTCTTTAAATGCTCCTTCAACAGATGATTTTCTGTCGGCAGGATTATCCATCAAATATTTCCATGCCGCGGCATTTGGTTCACCAATAAACATAAAGTGTCTTTTGTCTTGTTGCTCTGCAGATGCAGCAGTACTAAATAATCCGAGTACTGCAACATTCAACATAATTAAAATTAATTTTTTCATTTTTAAATTCCTTAAATACGAGTGATGATTTCATCACTCTTAGTATTAATCACCGAGGTTACTACAGGGTGTTTTTATAAATTTTGCCGTCTTTCATGATAATTTTCATACCATCGATGGCACCTTCGTCACGGTTAGGAACACTGAAAATATCAGCTTGTGCACCGATAACGCTTAAGTCTTCTAATGGATTACCGTCAACAAGTAATAAATCAGCATAGGCACCCACTTCAACAACACCAATTTTTCCTGGATACGGATTGCCTTTACCAGTTAGTGCAGCAAGCTCACCACCATAAGACGTTAATGCTTTAAGGGTATAAAAGTTGTCAAATAACTCTCCCCAGCGGAAAATTTCATAATCGCGTTGTTTACGCGTCATGTATGGGTCTACCGTTACTACATCGACACCAAACACTGCCTTTACGCCATTGCGTTTAATAATATTTGGTAACTCTCTTGCTTCATCAAAGGCCATGTCAGCCTTATCTCGAGTTGGCGTACCTTTTGGGCCAAATACCGCTTCAACCGGAAACTTAGGACTTACCGTGCCAAATTGTGGGTTAGTCATGATGTTGTTTTTTGCCATTAACTTGGCAGTATCGTCAGTGATATAAGGGGTATGTTCAAACATTTTAAGCCCAGCTTTCATCGCACGACGCACATCTTTATCATTAAAGACATGAGCAGTTACGTAAGAATCCCAAGCATCAGCAGCCTCTACCGCAGCCTTTAACTCAGCTTCATTCATTTGCGTGGTAAAAAGCGGATCTTTATCTGAGAAGATACCGCCACTGATGGTTAGCTTAGTAAAGTCAGCATATTGGGCGTAGTTATTACGCGCGGCTTTTAGTACTTCATCCGCACCATCGGTATTTTTAATGAAACCTAAGCGATTTATATTTGATACTTCAAATTGTGCTTCGCTAACATTTGAAACTAAACGCCAATCACCATGCCCGGCGGTTTGTCCGATAACAGTACCTGCAGTGTAAATACGAGGACTGTCAACTAGGCCTGCGTCTGCTGCATTTCTAAAGCCAGCATTTAAGGTACCAAGATCTCGTATGGTGGTGTAACCATCCATCAATATATGACGAGCAGCGCCGGCGGCCATGGCACCAACTTCTTGCCAACTACGGTTTTCAAGCGTGTTATAGCCACCTTGCATATATTGCAAGTTTAAATGAGTGTGCGATTCGATTAATCCTGGCATCAAGGTTTTACCTGTACCATCAATCAATGTTGCTGTGTCATCAACTTTCGGTAGCTCAGCAGAAATCGATGTGATTTTATTGCCATCAACTAACACGTTTAAGTTACTATAAAGTTGATTGTCGGTGCCGTTAAAAACATTAACATTTTTGAATAGCGTTTGTGCAGCTTGTGCATTAGCTGCAATAAAGGCAGTAACAACAAGAGCCCCTAATAGTTTGATTTTCATTGCTTTCATAAGATAAAACCTCGTTATGAGTAGTAAAGATTGATTAAATTATAAGTAAATTTTATGATGGTATTTACCACTTTGGGACATTTTGGCGTTTTTATAGCGGAGATAGGGCGTGGAAAACAAAAATATATCACTGGTTAACAAATCAGCTATATTACCTTGCTTAGAATATCTGTTACGACATAAGTTGTGCAGTCACAGTGAAATTGAACAAAGAGGTTTATCGTGGAGTGACCTGAGTAATGAAAGCGTGCAGTGGGCTCCGTCGAGGCCCTGGTGGGAACTACTGCACCAGAGTGCACATAAGCATCAGATTTATGATTTAGGCTTTAAGATGGCGTTTGAAAATAAAGCTTTTATAATGCCCTTATTGACCAGCATTACGGCAAGTAACAAATCACTTATAGATGCGCTTAATTATTTGGTCTCTCAGGTGAACTATCTGTCAACTGGCGCAATAGTATTTCTTGAAAAATCTAAGCATGGTGTTTGGTTTTTAGCGAGAAACTTTGAGCCTTATCCGCAAACCGCCCTCGACATTATTGAGCAGCATTCGTTAGGCGAGCTGTTTAAATTTTTAAAACATTATTTAGGTGATACCTGGCAACCATCGGCAATAAGAGTAAGGCATGAGGATAGTCGTAACGTTTTTAATCAATACTTTAAACACGCTTGTTTATTAGATAAAAATGCTTTTGCAGGCTTCTTTATTGACGCCAAATATCTGCCAGAAAATTATATTGTAGTTAATCAAAGTGTCGAACAAAAACTAAACACTATCTCCGATATCAGTTTTAAAGATCGCATCTTTCATATCTTATATATAAGGAAAAAGGTCTCATTGATGGTATTAACGTCCCTTGAGCAAGCATTTAATTTAACCGCAAAGCAGATCAAAAGTCGATTGAAAAAAGATGGCACATGTTTTCGTGATGTCGCTAATGATGTTAAGTATAATTTGGCGGTATATGAATTAACTCATAGTAAACTTTCTTTAGCCCAGATTGCTGAAGATTTAGGTTATAAAAATCAGGGACACTTTACTCGTGCTTTTATCAATTGGAGTGGTGTAACCCCATCGCAATACATTAAAGAAAAAGTCGGCAAAGGGGTCAGCCATTAGTCAGTATTATTGAATAGCTATATTCTTTAGTAAAAAAACGGAGCCAAATTGGCTCCATTTTTGTTACCTAAGCACTGAAATTAATATTTATTTCCAGTTAGCGGCATAAACGCGCATTAAGTTTTCACCTAGGAAACCACGTATTTCTTGTTCATTCCAATTGTATTTATCTTCAAGAACGCGAACGATACCCCAAATATCTGCACCGGTTGCTGATTGTAAAAATGCTCCGAAACCTTTTTCTGGTGGGTAAAGATCTGGGAATGGTAAAGCTTTTACCATTAAGTCTTCCATATGGTGTACTTTATCTGAGCCATAACATGTTTTGTCTTTACCAATTAGTTTAGCTGTATAAACCACATGCTCGGCAATAGCTTCCATTGAGGCTTTGCCTTCTTTGTTCATAAACATACCCACACCATTGGTACAAACTACGCCACCGGTTTTACCAATCGCTAAAATAGCTTCATCAGATACATTACGACCAATGTCATAAATGCCTTGCGTATTTGAGTGTGAAGCCATAATTGGTTTTGTTGAGTATTTAGCTGCATCGACACAAGTTTGGCTAGATGAGTGTGAACAATCAATAATAACACCTTGTTCATTCGCGTTTTTAATAAACTCTTTACCTAAGTCCGTTACGCCATTTTCTTCTGGGTTTTGACCTCCGCCAGCTAACGCATTGTCGTTGTTGTAGGTAAAGTTCATTACTTGAATACCTTGCTGTTTTGCCCTGGCAACTTTACTCATATCTTCGATCACGAAATCAGCGCCTTGGGTGTTGTACATTGCAGCGATTTTATTTTCACTTTTGGCCTTGCGAATATCTGCAACCGAATTTACTTTTTCAATGCCCATTTGCTTTAATACTTTATCAGAGCGTTCAATGGTATCTTCCATTGAAACATCGTTAACGCCTGGGTAGCCAAATACAGAGCCTGAAATTAAAGTAATGTTGGCATCTTTGCTTTGTTTTAAAGCAGCGGTTAAATGCTTCTCTGCACCACCTTGCACACCAACTAATGAAGGTAATAATGAGTTAATGACGATAGCATCCTGGTAACGGGCAATAGTTTTAACATCTTTAGCCATATCTGCTTCAGTGCGGTCTGAGCCACTCATTTGGGCAACAATTTTGGCACGCTTTTTATAATCTTCTGTGGTTTTACCACGCGGGTTCCATAATTTATTGTTTATATCTGTATCTGAAACAAAACCTGC
This genomic window contains:
- a CDS encoding helix-turn-helix domain-containing protein, encoding MENKNISLVNKSAILPCLEYLLRHKLCSHSEIEQRGLSWSDLSNESVQWAPSRPWWELLHQSAHKHQIYDLGFKMAFENKAFIMPLLTSITASNKSLIDALNYLVSQVNYLSTGAIVFLEKSKHGVWFLARNFEPYPQTALDIIEQHSLGELFKFLKHYLGDTWQPSAIRVRHEDSRNVFNQYFKHACLLDKNAFAGFFIDAKYLPENYIVVNQSVEQKLNTISDISFKDRIFHILYIRKKVSLMVLTSLEQAFNLTAKQIKSRLKKDGTCFRDVANDVKYNLAVYELTHSKLSLAQIAEDLGYKNQGHFTRAFINWSGVTPSQYIKEKVGKGVSH
- the lpdA gene encoding dihydrolipoyl dehydrogenase, with product MSSISCKVLVVGAGPGGYVAAIRAGQLGLDTVIVEGDRAGGTCLIRGCIPSKALIHAATRFEEINAHTGAGKLGITVSQPAQLDMPKLIDWKESIVARLSGGVESLLKKNKVNHVKGWATFSDAKNCTVETADGPVTIKAENVILANGSTATELPFLPYSENVISSTEALEQQELPNHLVVIGAGYIGLEMGIAYRKLGAKVTFIEGMDRILPLYDKELTKPVADWLKKHDVKIEYKARAQGVVDHGSDDGATLTYTDKKGIEHAIHGDKVLVTVGRRPNTKGYGLENMCIDMDGPFVKVDNQCRTAMKGVWAIGDLVGEPMLAHKASAQGEMVAEIISGLKREFNPTVIPAVCFTEPELVGVGLTPDDASAQGIKTKVGKFPFAAIGKALAMEAGSDGGFVRITAREDNHVVIGIHAVGAHVAELSNQFATAIEMGARLEDLANTIHVHPTLGEATMEAAMASLGHAIHI
- a CDS encoding porin; this translates as MQNTKAVAVTAIALGLTSFTSSAIEIYKDKENALSVGGFFGVNYLVADDYDELANGASRVNFEFTRELKDGWTAFAKAEWAVNLVTSNSDLIVNGDGRLSPGAADDTISTRLGYVGAKHDKWGSVSLGKQWGSIYNVTAPTDMLNAFGAEAAGSFNMGTDGGYTGAGRAEQAIQYNNTFGNLFVSVQMQATEENVEIDEEFLANHLPEAGIPGTIPATDLEITYDNSYGIAAIYALPFNLTAGLGYNIAELEVTSESVGMNETLDDTMTAASLTYGSIGNYGFYAAIVGSVTENHELDSEGRLIDATGLEAVVTYRFNNDIELLAAVNTLTADESDNDYEMSYYVAGIGYYWADDFKVYAEYKMDDSTNVDGSESSNGDMLAIGARYSF
- a CDS encoding 3-methyl-2-oxobutanoate dehydrogenase (2-methylpropanoyl-transferring) subunit alpha, producing the protein MSDKNPLSTPLSLHVPEPSSRPGDKPNFSHITVPDAGNVRRPAVDSNPADMRDLAFDMVRVLDDNGQAVGDWDPKLADDVLIKGLTVMLKTRIFDERLFMSQRQGKTSIYVQCRGEEAIACAQRMALSKGDMCFPTYRQQGLLIAQDFPMVDMINQIYSNSKDKLGGRSLPFFYSERDYGFFSISGNLGTQFMQAVGWAMASAIKGDNKVASAWIGDGSTAESDFHSGLVFASTYKPPAVLNVVNNQWAISTFQGIASGEAANFACRGHGFNIPSLRVDGNDFLAVYAASQWAIERARKNLGATLIEWVTYRAAAHTTSDDPTKYRPADEAEHWPLGDPIERLKQHLIVKGVWDEDKHQALTKQLKAEVKAAAKEAESYGTLGKGDLPAVSEMFNHVYKEMPAHLRKQRQEAGV
- a CDS encoding amidohydrolase family protein yields the protein MKAMKIKLLGALVVTAFIAANAQAAQTLFKNVNVFNGTDNQLYSNLNVLVDGNKITSISAELPKVDDTATLIDGTGKTLMPGLIESHTHLNLQYMQGGYNTLENRSWQEVGAMAAGAARHILMDGYTTIRDLGTLNAGFRNAADAGLVDSPRIYTAGTVIGQTAGHGDWRLVSNVSEAQFEVSNINRLGFIKNTDGADEVLKAARNNYAQYADFTKLTISGGIFSDKDPLFTTQMNEAELKAAVEAADAWDSYVTAHVFNDKDVRRAMKAGLKMFEHTPYITDDTAKLMAKNNIMTNPQFGTVSPKFPVEAVFGPKGTPTRDKADMAFDEARELPNIIKRNGVKAVFGVDVVTVDPYMTRKQRDYEIFRWGELFDNFYTLKALTSYGGELAALTGKGNPYPGKIGVVEVGAYADLLLVDGNPLEDLSVIGAQADIFSVPNRDEGAIDGMKIIMKDGKIYKNTL
- a CDS encoding alpha-ketoacid dehydrogenase subunit beta: MPSKNMIEAIRDALDVKMAQDENVVVFGEDVGYFGGVFRATEGLQEKYGKQRCFDAPISELGIIGAAVGMGAYGLRPVPEIQFADYILPAYDQIASEAARLRYRSGGEFFAPITIRTPTGGGIYGGQTHSQSPEALFTHVAGLKVVIPSNPYDAKGLLIASIEDDDPVVFFEPKRLYNGPFDGHHDRPVTPWGEQPLAEVPEGHYTVELGKAAVARAGNDVTILTYGTMVHVAICAAQETGIDAEVIDLRTLLPLDEETIIASVKKTGRCVVVNEATKTSGFTSELTTVVQENCFYNLEAPIIRVTGWDTPYPHAQEWDYFPGPGRVGEALVKVMEG
- a CDS encoding Lrp/AsnC family transcriptional regulator, with translation MDTFTLDKTDIEILRTLQHDAGISNLELADKVNLSPSPCSRRVKLLEEAGFFRGKVTLLDPKTVGLPVNVFVQITLSRQKKEYLEVFEKHISIWPEVMECYLMTGDFDYLIRVAVPDLSNYQVFLNKVTEMEGINHIKSSFSLKQVCYKTDLPLTHLRA
- a CDS encoding 2-oxo acid dehydrogenase subunit E2; the encoded protein is MSNYLIEVPDIGEGIAEVEVVEWNVAIGSTVEEDDVLCVVMTDKATVEIPSPVGGKIEWRAVEAGDMIAVGADFVKLQVAADESNFDESAESEPVAEAELVVEETIEAVTTEVEAAAPTHNLPGNYYIDVPDIGEGIAEVEIVEWNLNIGDSIEEDDVLCVVMTDKATVEIPAPIDGKLLWRASEAGEMIAVGAMFVRLDVGGEGNLSELKEQTSATPATVPAPVNTETLKAADPVKETIAKSAKAAFDKPTVNAKNTSISSVPVAAQSIGAPRAEGDKPMASPAVRQRALNAGINLNFVRGSGPAERITHDDLDAFIAGQSNAMAPMANFNAGPTADESVEEVKVIGLRRKIAAIMQDTMQRIPHFTYVEEIDVTELEKLRAKLNKEKTAEQPKLTMLPFFMKALVIAMKEFPEMSARFDDDDNIVYRYGAAHVGIATQTDSGLVVPVVRHAETLDLWQSADEVKRLSTAARSGKAKREELSGSTITITSLGPMGGIVTTPVINSPEVAIIGINKMAKRPVWQDGGFVPRDIMNISSSFDHRVIDGWEATLFVQRIKSLLESPATLFMKG
- a CDS encoding dipeptidase — protein: MKRKIIAITITTILSTAAMAHNIGHKHEHVEGGWNSAAGFVSDTDINNKLWNPRGKTTEDYKKRAKIVAQMSGSDRTEADMAKDVKTIARYQDAIVINSLLPSLVGVQGGAEKHLTAALKQSKDANITLISGSVFGYPGVNDVSMEDTIERSDKVLKQMGIEKVNSVADIRKAKSENKIAAMYNTQGADFVIEDMSKVARAKQQGIQVMNFTYNNDNALAGGGQNPEENGVTDLGKEFIKNANEQGVIIDCSHSSSQTCVDAAKYSTKPIMASHSNTQGIYDIGRNVSDEAILAIGKTGGVVCTNGVGMFMNKEGKASMEAIAEHVVYTAKLIGKDKTCYGSDKVHHMEDLMVKALPFPDLYPPEKGFGAFLQSATGADIWGIVRVLEDKYNWNEQEIRGFLGENLMRVYAANWK